A genomic segment from Aegilops tauschii subsp. strangulata cultivar AL8/78 chromosome 1, Aet v6.0, whole genome shotgun sequence encodes:
- the LOC109734525 gene encoding uncharacterized protein has product MATYPLLLLLLLLAAVAVAAASSAEDTPTAYEMLERYDFPRGILPEGVEGYELDPDGGFQVYFPRECEFLLAKQWLVKYDTRIAGAATAGKLAALQGIYVKVLFLWIPVAEVDRAGDRLSFYIGPVSTSFPLSDFASSPHCRGYHDRAAVAAAVS; this is encoded by the coding sequence ATGGCCACctaccccctcctcctcctcctcctcctcctcgccgccgtcgccgtggcGGCGGCGTCGTCCGCGGAGGACACGCCAACGGCGTACGAGATGCTGGAGCGGTACGACTTCCCGCggggcatcctgccggagggggtggaggggtaCGAGCTCGATCCGGACGGCGGCTTCCAGGTGTACTTCCCGCGGGAGTGCGAGTTCCTGCTAGCGAAGCAGTGGCTGGTCAAGTACGACACGCGCATCGCCGGCGCTGCCACCGCCGGCAAGCTCGCGGCGCTGCAGGGCATCTACGTCAAGGTACTCTTCCTGTGGATCCCCGTCGCCGAGGTCGACCGCGCCGGCGACCGCCTCAGCTTCTACATCGGCCCCGTCTCCACGTCCTTCCCGCTAAGCGACTTCGCCAGCAGCCCGCACTGTCGCGGCTATCACGACCGCGCCGCCGTCGCTGCGGCCGTCTCGTGA